A single genomic interval of Shewanella psychropiezotolerans harbors:
- a CDS encoding GDYXXLXY domain-containing protein, with amino-acid sequence MKLNSGLVQDTNWYQSHTFKIGLIVAITLQLSVLVVEYLGSVWPIWTGTPIILKTQPYDPRSLFRGNFVRLSYEISQVESDNASEYKLGSVVYVSVKEELNHWRFQSISKLKPVTGLFIRGRVRANYGNSLSIEYGIEAFFMPKEKALLAQETLREGALMRIFVSGNGKARAQEFVCQGDAC; translated from the coding sequence ATGAAGCTTAATTCAGGGCTAGTGCAAGATACGAACTGGTATCAGAGTCATACCTTTAAGATAGGACTCATAGTCGCGATCACTCTTCAGCTTTCGGTGCTAGTGGTAGAGTATTTGGGCTCAGTCTGGCCAATTTGGACCGGCACCCCAATCATACTCAAAACCCAGCCTTATGATCCCAGAAGCCTGTTTCGAGGCAATTTTGTGCGTCTTAGTTATGAAATCAGTCAAGTAGAGAGTGATAATGCCAGTGAATATAAGCTAGGCAGTGTCGTCTACGTCAGTGTCAAAGAAGAACTGAACCATTGGCGCTTTCAAAGTATTTCTAAGTTAAAACCGGTAACTGGGCTGTTTATACGTGGAAGGGTCAGGGCTAATTACGGTAACAGTTTATCTATCGAGTACGGTATAGAGGCATTTTTCATGCCCAAGGAGAAAGCGCTTTTAGCACAAGAAACCCTGAGGGAAGGAGCATTGATGCGTATCTTTGTGTCGGGAAACGGTAAAGCCCGCGCGCAGGAATTTGTCTGCCAAGGTGATGCTTGTTGA
- a CDS encoding GGGtGRT protein has product MIEFERSVERMPRIQQILDMYGLESLTNSRDLCNKHGFDPFDIVKETQTIAFDDAAWAYTLGAAIAIKQQKFKAYEAANAIGEGLQAFTIPGSVAEQRKVGLGHGNLASRLLSEESRCFCFLAGHESFAAAEGAIKIAQNANKVRQSPLRVILNGLGKDAAYLIARINGFNYVETRFDYATDELSVVREKRFGKDVRGEINCYGADDVMEGVAIMHKEGVDISITGNSTNPTRFQHPVAGTYKKERLLLKQAYFSVASGGGTGRTLHPDNVGAGPASYGMTDTMGRMHSDAQFAGSSSVPAHVEMMGLVGMGNNPMVGASVAIAVAIEQAFS; this is encoded by the coding sequence ATGATTGAATTTGAACGTAGCGTGGAACGTATGCCACGTATTCAGCAGATATTGGATATGTATGGCCTAGAGAGTCTAACTAACAGCCGTGACTTGTGTAATAAGCATGGCTTCGATCCCTTCGACATAGTGAAAGAGACACAAACCATCGCCTTCGATGATGCGGCCTGGGCTTACACCTTAGGGGCCGCTATTGCCATAAAACAACAGAAGTTTAAGGCCTATGAGGCGGCGAATGCCATCGGTGAAGGCTTGCAGGCTTTCACCATACCTGGCTCGGTAGCTGAGCAGAGGAAGGTAGGCTTGGGCCACGGCAACCTTGCCTCACGCCTCTTGTCTGAAGAGTCCCGTTGTTTCTGTTTTCTCGCGGGCCATGAATCCTTTGCCGCAGCCGAGGGGGCCATCAAGATAGCCCAGAATGCCAACAAGGTCAGACAATCGCCTTTAAGGGTGATTCTTAATGGTCTGGGGAAAGATGCGGCCTACCTTATTGCCCGCATCAATGGTTTTAACTATGTGGAGACTCGGTTTGATTATGCGACCGACGAGCTCAGCGTGGTGCGTGAGAAGCGATTTGGTAAGGACGTGCGTGGAGAGATCAACTGTTATGGCGCCGATGATGTGATGGAAGGCGTGGCCATCATGCACAAAGAAGGGGTGGATATCTCTATCACAGGCAATTCGACTAATCCCACCCGTTTCCAGCATCCTGTGGCCGGCACTTACAAGAAAGAGCGTCTGTTGTTGAAACAAGCTTACTTCTCTGTGGCATCAGGCGGCGGAACCGGACGTACTCTGCATCCGGATAATGTTGGCGCCGGCCCTGCTAGCTATGGCATGACAGATACTATGGGTAGGATGCACAGCGATGCCCAGTTTGCAGGCTCTTCCTCGGTACCCGCCCATGTGGAGATGATGGGTTTGGTTGGCATGGGAAATAACCCTATGGTGGGGGCCAGCGTGGCAATCGCCGTGGCCATCGAACAGGCGTTTAGTTAA
- a CDS encoding iron-sulfur cluster assembly scaffold protein: MNYSTEIQNMCPIARGPNHANAPVPIEGNFIHVTEVSHISGVTHGVGTCAPQQGAAKLTLNVKDGIIEECLIETVGCSGMTHSAAMASEIMTGKTLLEAMNTDLVCDAINVAMRELFLQMAYGRSQTAFSQGGLPIGAGLEDLGKGLRSQVGTTYGTRAKGVRYLDLAEGYITRMALDEDTEVIGYEYVQLGKMMALVADGVDANEAIDRAKSHYGRFDEAVSYINPRKQ, encoded by the coding sequence ATGAATTATTCTACCGAAATTCAAAATATGTGTCCTATAGCAAGAGGACCCAATCATGCTAATGCGCCCGTCCCCATAGAGGGAAACTTTATCCACGTCACAGAAGTCAGCCATATCTCAGGTGTCACCCATGGTGTCGGGACGTGTGCGCCGCAGCAGGGTGCGGCCAAACTGACCCTCAATGTAAAAGACGGCATCATCGAAGAGTGCTTGATAGAGACCGTTGGTTGCTCTGGCATGACACATTCAGCCGCCATGGCCTCTGAGATCATGACGGGCAAGACCTTACTCGAAGCCATGAATACCGATCTTGTGTGTGATGCCATCAATGTGGCCATGCGCGAGCTGTTTCTGCAGATGGCCTACGGACGCAGTCAAACCGCATTCTCTCAAGGCGGTTTGCCTATTGGGGCCGGGTTGGAAGATTTAGGCAAAGGGCTGCGCTCTCAAGTGGGGACCACCTATGGCACCCGGGCCAAGGGGGTTCGTTATCTGGACCTTGCCGAAGGATACATTACCCGAATGGCATTGGATGAAGACACTGAGGTGATCGGTTATGAATATGTGCAACTGGGTAAGATGATGGCATTAGTGGCCGATGGCGTCGATGCAAATGAAGCCATCGACAGAGCCAAGAGCCATTACGGTCGATTCGATGAAGCCGTGTCATACATTAACCCAAGAAAACAGTAG
- a CDS encoding isocitrate lyase: protein MSNYRTDIDTAASLIENEGSAWNAINPESVARMRTQNQFKTGLDIAKYTAKIMREDMANYDADSSQYTQSLGCWHGFIGQQKMIAIKKHLLTTKRRYLYLSGWMVAALRSEFGPLPDQSMHEKTSVASLIAELYTFLRQADARELGGLFRELDNADAADKAAIQDKIDNFETHVVPIIADIDAGFGNEEATYLMAKQMIEAGACCIQLENQVSDVKQCGHQDGKVTVPHVEFLAKINAVRYAFLELGIDDGVIVARTDSLGAGLTQKIAVTSEPGDLGDKYNSFIEVEEVTSDNLENGDVVFKRGDKLVKPSRLPNGLFKFRAGTGEERCVLDCITSLQNGADLLWIETEKPHVAQIGAMVNAIREVVPNAKLVYNNSPSFNWTLNFRQQIFDIMQEAGNDVSSYERADLMNIKYDETELGIQADEKIRTFQADSAREAGIFHHLITLPTYHTAALSTDNLAKEYFGDQGMLGYVANVQRKEIRQGIACVKHQNMAGSDMGDAHKEYFSGDQALKASGKDNTMNQFG, encoded by the coding sequence ATGTCAAATTACCGAACCGATATTGATACTGCAGCAAGCTTGATTGAGAATGAAGGTAGTGCCTGGAATGCAATCAATCCTGAGTCAGTCGCTCGTATGCGCACTCAGAACCAATTTAAGACGGGTTTAGACATAGCTAAGTATACCGCCAAGATAATGCGTGAAGACATGGCTAACTATGATGCTGATAGCTCTCAGTACACTCAATCACTAGGATGTTGGCACGGTTTCATCGGCCAACAGAAGATGATTGCGATTAAGAAGCATCTTTTGACTACGAAACGACGTTACCTCTATCTTTCGGGTTGGATGGTTGCAGCCCTTCGCAGTGAGTTCGGTCCTCTGCCTGACCAATCAATGCATGAGAAGACTTCAGTCGCTAGCCTAATTGCCGAGCTTTATACTTTCCTTCGCCAAGCCGATGCTCGTGAGTTGGGCGGCCTGTTCCGTGAACTTGATAATGCCGACGCCGCCGATAAAGCCGCGATTCAGGATAAGATAGATAATTTCGAGACCCATGTTGTACCTATTATTGCCGATATCGATGCAGGTTTTGGCAACGAAGAAGCCACTTACCTGATGGCTAAGCAGATGATTGAAGCCGGTGCCTGTTGTATACAGCTTGAAAATCAGGTTTCCGATGTAAAGCAATGTGGTCACCAAGACGGCAAGGTAACGGTTCCTCATGTTGAGTTTTTGGCTAAGATCAATGCCGTACGTTATGCCTTCTTAGAACTTGGCATCGATGATGGCGTTATCGTGGCACGTACCGATTCTCTCGGTGCGGGTCTGACGCAGAAGATTGCGGTAACTTCAGAGCCGGGTGATTTGGGTGACAAGTACAACTCTTTCATCGAAGTAGAAGAAGTCACTAGCGACAACTTAGAAAATGGCGACGTAGTGTTTAAGCGCGGCGATAAGCTGGTTAAGCCTTCACGTCTACCCAATGGCCTGTTTAAATTCCGCGCGGGTACTGGTGAAGAGCGCTGTGTGCTCGACTGTATCACCAGTCTTCAGAACGGCGCTGACTTATTGTGGATTGAGACCGAGAAGCCTCATGTGGCTCAGATTGGTGCCATGGTCAATGCCATTCGTGAAGTCGTGCCAAATGCTAAGCTGGTTTACAACAACTCGCCTTCATTTAACTGGACGCTTAACTTCCGTCAACAGATCTTTGATATCATGCAAGAAGCTGGTAATGATGTATCAAGTTACGAACGTGCTGACTTGATGAATATCAAGTATGACGAAACTGAACTCGGTATTCAGGCGGACGAGAAAATCCGTACCTTCCAGGCCGACTCAGCCCGTGAAGCCGGTATCTTCCATCACCTGATCACGCTACCGACTTACCACACGGCTGCCTTGTCTACGGACAACTTGGCGAAAGAGTACTTCGGTGACCAAGGCATGCTAGGTTATGTGGCTAATGTGCAGCGCAAAGAGATCCGCCAGGGTATCGCCTGTGTTAAGCACCAGAACATGGCTGGCTCAGATATGGGTGATGCTCACAAGGAATACTTCTCTGGTGATCAGGCGCTGAAGGCGTCGGGTAAAGACAACACCATGAACCAGTTCGGCTAA